One genomic segment of Stigmatopora argus isolate UIUO_Sarg chromosome 1, RoL_Sarg_1.0, whole genome shotgun sequence includes these proteins:
- the LOC144075388 gene encoding LHFPL tetraspan subfamily member 4 protein-like isoform X1 yields the protein MLKSVFLCGFYLLFGRVHGGRWAERKAFFHFFLKKAKNMLPSQEASKIYHGNYNYNYNPRAVGVLWAIFTICFAIVNVVVFIQPYWIGDSVNTQQAGYFGLFHYCVGTGPSPSREFTCVGSFSDFSSIPSGAFKVASVFVLLSMVLIIGCIACMALFFFCNTSTVYKTCAWMQLLCGVCLVLGCVIFPDGWDAEVIRDMCGEHTGKYSLGDCSVRWTYMLAIMGILNALILSLIAFVLGNRQNDFYLDDLQTDNKDFAVSRIEVRDRREPRYGVQRLH from the exons ATGCTGAAGAGTGTCTTTTTGTGTGgattttatttgctttttggAAGGGTGCACGGAGGCAGGTGGGCagaaagaaaagcttttttccatttttttttaaagaaagcaaaaaacATGCTGCCTTCTCAAGAAGCCTCCAAGATCTACCACGGCAATTATAACTACAACTACAACCCACGGGCAGTCGGAGTGCTGTGGGCCATTTTCACCATTTGCTTCGCCATCGTCAACGTGGTGGTCTTCATCCAGCCCTACTGGATCGGCGACAGCGTGAACACGCAGCAGGCCGGCTATTTCGGCCTCTTTCACTACTGCGTGGGCACCGGGCCGTCGCCCAGCCGGGAGTTCACCTGCGTGGGCAGCTTCTCCGACTTCAGCTCCATCCCATCCGGAGCCTTCAAGGTAGCATCGGTGTTCGTGCTGCTCTCCATGGTGCTCATCATTGGCTGCATCGCGTGCATGGcgctcttcttcttctgcaACACCTCCACCGTCTACAAGACCTGCGCCTGGATGCAGCTGCTGTGCG GAGTGTGCTTGGTGCTGGGCTGCGTGATCTTTCCTGATGGATGGGATGCTGAGGTCATCCGGGACATGTGCGGGGAGCATACAGGAAAGTACTCCCTTGGCGACTGCTCTGTACGCTGGACCTATATGTTGGCCATCATGGGCATCCTTAACGCCCTGATTCTGTCTTTAATTGCCTTCGTCCTGGGCAACCGGCAGAATGATTTCTACCTGGATGACCTGCAGACCGACAACAAAG ATTTTGCAGTGTCCAGG atTGAGGTTCGGGATAGAAGAGAGCCAAGGTATGGAGTACAACGTCTCCACTGA
- the LOC144075388 gene encoding LHFPL tetraspan subfamily member 4 protein-like isoform X2 has product MGRVHGGRWAERKAFFHFFLKKAKNMLPSQEASKIYHGNYNYNYNPRAVGVLWAIFTICFAIVNVVVFIQPYWIGDSVNTQQAGYFGLFHYCVGTGPSPSREFTCVGSFSDFSSIPSGAFKVASVFVLLSMVLIIGCIACMALFFFCNTSTVYKTCAWMQLLCGVCLVLGCVIFPDGWDAEVIRDMCGEHTGKYSLGDCSVRWTYMLAIMGILNALILSLIAFVLGNRQNDFYLDDLQTDNKDFAVSRIEVRDRREPRYGVQRLH; this is encoded by the exons Atgggaag GGTGCACGGAGGCAGGTGGGCagaaagaaaagcttttttccatttttttttaaagaaagcaaaaaacATGCTGCCTTCTCAAGAAGCCTCCAAGATCTACCACGGCAATTATAACTACAACTACAACCCACGGGCAGTCGGAGTGCTGTGGGCCATTTTCACCATTTGCTTCGCCATCGTCAACGTGGTGGTCTTCATCCAGCCCTACTGGATCGGCGACAGCGTGAACACGCAGCAGGCCGGCTATTTCGGCCTCTTTCACTACTGCGTGGGCACCGGGCCGTCGCCCAGCCGGGAGTTCACCTGCGTGGGCAGCTTCTCCGACTTCAGCTCCATCCCATCCGGAGCCTTCAAGGTAGCATCGGTGTTCGTGCTGCTCTCCATGGTGCTCATCATTGGCTGCATCGCGTGCATGGcgctcttcttcttctgcaACACCTCCACCGTCTACAAGACCTGCGCCTGGATGCAGCTGCTGTGCG GAGTGTGCTTGGTGCTGGGCTGCGTGATCTTTCCTGATGGATGGGATGCTGAGGTCATCCGGGACATGTGCGGGGAGCATACAGGAAAGTACTCCCTTGGCGACTGCTCTGTACGCTGGACCTATATGTTGGCCATCATGGGCATCCTTAACGCCCTGATTCTGTCTTTAATTGCCTTCGTCCTGGGCAACCGGCAGAATGATTTCTACCTGGATGACCTGCAGACCGACAACAAAG ATTTTGCAGTGTCCAGG atTGAGGTTCGGGATAGAAGAGAGCCAAGGTATGGAGTACAACGTCTCCACTGA
- the LOC144075388 gene encoding LHFPL tetraspan subfamily member 4 protein-like isoform X3 produces the protein MHGKKAKNMLPSQEASKIYHGNYNYNYNPRAVGVLWAIFTICFAIVNVVVFIQPYWIGDSVNTQQAGYFGLFHYCVGTGPSPSREFTCVGSFSDFSSIPSGAFKVASVFVLLSMVLIIGCIACMALFFFCNTSTVYKTCAWMQLLCGVCLVLGCVIFPDGWDAEVIRDMCGEHTGKYSLGDCSVRWTYMLAIMGILNALILSLIAFVLGNRQNDFYLDDLQTDNKDFAVSRIEVRDRREPRYGVQRLH, from the exons ATGCAtgggaag aaagcaaaaaacATGCTGCCTTCTCAAGAAGCCTCCAAGATCTACCACGGCAATTATAACTACAACTACAACCCACGGGCAGTCGGAGTGCTGTGGGCCATTTTCACCATTTGCTTCGCCATCGTCAACGTGGTGGTCTTCATCCAGCCCTACTGGATCGGCGACAGCGTGAACACGCAGCAGGCCGGCTATTTCGGCCTCTTTCACTACTGCGTGGGCACCGGGCCGTCGCCCAGCCGGGAGTTCACCTGCGTGGGCAGCTTCTCCGACTTCAGCTCCATCCCATCCGGAGCCTTCAAGGTAGCATCGGTGTTCGTGCTGCTCTCCATGGTGCTCATCATTGGCTGCATCGCGTGCATGGcgctcttcttcttctgcaACACCTCCACCGTCTACAAGACCTGCGCCTGGATGCAGCTGCTGTGCG GAGTGTGCTTGGTGCTGGGCTGCGTGATCTTTCCTGATGGATGGGATGCTGAGGTCATCCGGGACATGTGCGGGGAGCATACAGGAAAGTACTCCCTTGGCGACTGCTCTGTACGCTGGACCTATATGTTGGCCATCATGGGCATCCTTAACGCCCTGATTCTGTCTTTAATTGCCTTCGTCCTGGGCAACCGGCAGAATGATTTCTACCTGGATGACCTGCAGACCGACAACAAAG ATTTTGCAGTGTCCAGG atTGAGGTTCGGGATAGAAGAGAGCCAAGGTATGGAGTACAACGTCTCCACTGA